Genomic DNA from Mycobacterium stomatepiae:
GTTACCTCGCTGCCTACCGCGGACAAGAGGACCAATGCCGCGAGCACGTCGAGCACAAATTGCGCGAGGCTCAAGACGTCGGCCAAGGTTTTGAGTCAGCCACCGCCCTGTATGCCTTGGCCATCTTGCACATCGGGCTGGGTCAGTTTCAGGATGCCCTGACCGCCGCGTCCAGGGGGGTGGATTACGACGAGCTCGGCATCTGCGGTTACCTGTTGGCGGAACTGGTCGAGGCCGCGTCCCGGTGCGGGGACTCCACCGCCGCCCGCGAGGCGCTGGCACGGCTGACCGCCCGCACTGACGCGTCCCCGACCGGAACCGCAAAGGGCATCGGAGCGCGTTCTGCCGCTTTGGTATGCACGGACGACGACGCGGACGCGCTCTACCGTGAAGCCCTCGCCCAACTGCAACGCAGTCCGGCCGTCGTATACCTGGCCCGAACCCACCTCGTCTACGGCGAATGGCTGCGGCGGGTGAAGCGCCGCTCCGAGGCCCGCACACAATTGCGCACCGCCTACGACTTGTTCACGCACATGGGTGCAGACGGGTTCGCCCGCCGGGCCAGGCGTGAGCTCACCGCAACCGGTGAGAAGGTCATCACCCACACTCCTCGCGCCGCTACCGGGTTGACGACCCAAGAGACCCAGATCGCCGCACTGGTACGAGACGGTTATACGAACGCCGAGATCGCCGGCCAACTATTCCTCAGTCCGCGCACCGTCGAGTGGCACTTGGGCCATATCTTCACCAAACTCGGTGTCGCCTCGCGCAGAAGCCTCCGCGGACTCACACTCAGATGACTCCGTCACCACCCCCGGTGGTTTCCCGGGTTCGCATCGCATCCCCGAACGGTTGAGTGGTGTGCGTGAGTGCCCGATCAGGCCCGGACCGGAGTGGGTCGCCCAGCGTAGCGGTCCCGGAATGGCTTGCTCGCCGCCGGACCTGCGGTGAAAACGAAGTCGGGGCCGTCGACCCGTCGTCCCGAAATGCGATCGACCAGAACCGGTTCGGCCTCCACCCCGGTGTCCGCATCGACAAGCACCATGCTGCGTGCGCCCGGTTGCAGACGCGAGTTGCCCCAGGCGGCCAGCGCGACGATCACTGGGCGCAATGTGCGACCGAGTTCGGTCAAAACATATTCGTGCCGAACGGGTTTCGTCTGATAAGGACGACGCTCGAAGATCCCCGCCTCGACCAGTCGTTTCAACCGCCCCGCCAGCAGACTAGACGACACCCCCAGGTTCTCCTGGAACTCGTCGAAGCGGGTATTGCCGTCGAAGGCGTCGTGCAGGACCAGCAAGGTCCACCAGTCCCCGACCAACGCTAGCGTCGCCGACAGTGGGCACTCTCGGTCCTCGAGCCGGACCTTCTCAGTCATTCCGCCACCTTGACTTCTAAATCAGAAGTTACTAACTTCGGTTTCAGAAGTCAGTCTACCCGGGGAGAAGCAGATGAATGAAGAGTCGATGCCCCAAGCCCTTTCGGACTATCTGGCCGCGGCTGAGCGGCGCGACGTCGAGGCGGTGGTCGCGTGTTTCAGCGACGACGCCAGTGTCCTCGACGAGGGTAAACACCGAACCGGCCGGGCCGAGATACGGCGATGGCGCGAAGACGTGGACTCCGCCTTCGAATACACGTCAACGATCACCGGTTTCACGGCACTCGGCGAAACGGACGGTGTGCGGCGCTACGACGTGTTCCTGCACCTGGAGGGCAACTTCCCCGGCGGCGAGGTCGATCTGGTCAACAGCTTCGCCATTCGCGGCAACCGCATCGTGAACCTGCGCATCGTGCCGGCGGGATCATGATCGCGCCGCTACGCACGCGCCTCGGCGCGTACGGCGCCTGGTTGCACCCTGGCTACGGCGACGCCGCACGCACCGAATTCGCAACCGAAGCAGAACAATTGGGCTACCCGACCGTCTGGCTCGGCCTGGGCACCGCCTCGATCGAAGACCTCGCCCCGGTCGAACAGATCCTAAAATCGACCACTTCGATTATCGTCGCGACCGCGATCGTAAACATGTGGACCAATGATGCCGCCGCCATCGCGAAGGCCTACCGCAGGCTCAACTCAACCTATGGTGATCGGCTCCTGCTCGGCGTTGGCATCGGTCACCCCGAAGCAGTCTCCACCTACCGCACGCCGTACACCACGATGGTCGACTATCTCGATCGACTGGATGCCGGCGGAGTCCCCGCTGACGGCCGGATCCTGGCCGCGCTGGGCCCACGCGCCCTGCGGTTGGCCGCGGACCGCACACTCGGCACCCATCCCTATCTGGTAGTGCCCGAACACACCCGGGAAGCCCGCGCGATGCTCGGGCCCGAGGTCGTCGTCGCGCCCGAGCAGACCGTGGTGCTTGATCCCGATCCGCTGGCCGCCCGAAAGATCGCTCGCACCTTCGTATCCGACCCGTATTTGCGCCTGAGTAATTACACCAACAACCTACGCCGGTACGGTTACACCGACGCCGACCTCGAGGGCGAGGGCAGCGACCGACTCATCGACGCGCTGGTTCCGCACGGCAGCACGCGGGGCATCGCATCGAGCCTGCGCGATCACCTCGCGGCCGGCGCCGACCACATCGGAATCCAGATCCTGACCGCTGACGGAGCCAGCCCGATGCCCGGCTACCGGGCGCTGGCATCGACCCTGTTCGGCTCGTGAACCCGGCGCACCATGCGGTCAGGAATTGATGAATCCAGTACGCCGGCATTGACTACGCCAGCCTGCGTGGCGATCATGCTGTGCGGAAAACCCTTGTAGGCCTTCAAGGTTCCGTTCGTCCGCAACGCTGCGGACTTGGGGCCTGCGGCCACTTAAGGCACGATCTGGTCGTCTTCGCTGTCATAGCCGTCGCGGGTTTGGGTGGGCCCGCCGTGGCCACGCCGATCGTGCGCAACGACCCGGAAATCTTGCTGCAAGAAGAACAGCATCTGGTTGTCCCAGTCATCGGAGGACAACGGCCAGCCATGGCTGAACACGATTGGCCGCCCGGTACCCCAGTCCTTGAAGAACAGGGTGACGTCCGGCGATCAGGTGTGTGTCCGTCTGGTCCCGCCAAATGCCATTCGGTGACAATCCTCGGATCACACCAGCAGTTGATCGGTCAGCTACCTGGCAATACGGCCACCATCTCGAATTCGACATGTCATGGAAATGACGTTTCTGTTAATTAGGCATGCGTAGGACAACTAACCAGTAGCGTCACCGTTGTCTTGAACATGTATTCCAGTTGTCCTCGAGAAGGGCGAAGCGTCGTGACTGCTCGCGAGGTCGTCGTTGCGCGTCGCGCAACCCCACCGCGTTGCGCCCACCTGCGATGAAGGCCGCCGGCTCGACGTCGCGATTCGCGTGGTGGCACGAGTGGGCCGCGCCGCTGTGGATCGGTTGTAACTTCGCCGCCTGGACGCGCCTGCTGGCCCGCAACCGTTTCGACGTGCACTGGACCGCTGGCATTACGTGGTGCTCTACACGCTCCTGTCCGTCGTGAACTCTTTCCTGGGGATGTGGCAGAACGTCCTCTTCGGCAGGCGAGTCGCCAGCACGGCGATCGGCGATGCGCCGATCTTCATCATCGGGCACTGGCGCAGCGGCACCACGATGCTGCACAAAATGATGGTCCTCGACGACCGTCACACCGGTCCGACAACCTACGAATGCATTGCGCCAAACCACTTTCTGCTGACCCAGCGGTTTGCCCGGTTCGCGGAGTTTCTGACGTCGAAGCATCGCGCCATGGACAGCATGGAGATGAGCATGGCGCACCCGCAAGAAGACGAGTTCGCCTGGTGCATGCTGGGATTGCCCTCGCCGTACCTCACCATCGCGTTCCCGAACCGGCCGACCCAGGACGAGCAGTACCTGGACATGGACAAGCTGACTCCGCGAGAACTGGAAACGTGGAAACGGACCTTCTTTCGGTTCGTCCAGCAGGTGTACTTCCGCCGCCGCAAGGCGATCGTCCTGAAAAGTCCGACTCACAGCTTCCGGATCAAGGTGCTGCTGGAGATATTTCCGCAGGCGAAGTTCATCCACATCGTTCGGGATCCGTACGTCGTCTACCCGTCGACCGTCAACCTGTTCAAAGCGTTCTCGCTCGTCCACGGGCTGCAACGGCCGAAGTTCGAGGGACTGGATGAAAATGTCCTGTCCAACTACCTCGACCTGCATCGAAAGCTGGACGAAGGGCGCGAACTCGTTGACCCGTCAAGGTTTTACGAATTGCGCTACGAGGATTTGATCGGCGATCCCGAGGGCCAGCTGCGCAAGATGTACGAGCACCTGGACCTGGGCGACTTCGATCGGTACGTGCCTCGGCTACGGCGATACCTGGACGAGAAGGCGACCTACCGGACGAACCGCTACGAGATAACGACCGAACAGCGCGCGCTCATCACCGAGCGCTGGGCCGAAGTCATCGATCGCTACGGCTACGGGGCCGCGGCCGCGCTGCCCCAAACACGAGAACATCGCCCTCGCAAGTTAATTCAGCGCGCGGCGATCTCCTCGATCAATGCGAGCACCGCGCGGGTGGCCGCGCTGGTCGACCGGGCCGCGGATGTGGTGACGAACAATCGCCATTCCAGGTCGTAGTCGCTGACGCGCAGTGTGGCCAGGCCGAAGTCGTCGATCTCGTCGAGGATCGTCCAGCTCAGAAACCCGATCCCCAGGCCGTTGCGGATGTAGGTCGCGGCCGTACCCAGGTCGGCGACCTCCACCGCGACGGTCCGTTCGACGCCCGCGGCGGTGAACGCGTTGTCGATCACCGTCCGGGTCCCGTATCCCGGTGGGCTGTCGACGAAAGACATCCCTTCTAGCTCGGCCAGTGGGACTGAATCCTGTTGGGCCAGAGGATGATCAGCGGGTACGACCAGCAGCAGCGGAACGGCGGCAACCAGCCGGGCGTTCAGGTCGGCCGGCGGCGGCCCGGTGAAGACGAGAAAAGCGACGTCGAGATCGCCATCGCGGAGCTGGCGGGCGAGTCCGGCCGATCCGGCGCTGGCGGCGCGCAGGTGAACCGTCACTCCCGGATGCCGGGTGTGCAGTTCGGACAGCACCGCGGGCATGTCGATCACGCTGATCGACGTCAGGATTCCCACCGTGACAGTGCCGCGCACCGAGCCGCGGGTGGCGTTGACGGCATCTTTGGCCGCGCGGGCGGCGTCGAGGGTTTCGCAGGCACGGGGCCGCAGCTCCTCTCCCGCTGGAGTCAGCTCGACGCCCGCCGAGCCCCGCACGAATAGGTCCGCGCCGAGTTCACGCTCGAGGGCCTTGATCGTCGCTGACACGCCCGATTGGACGACATGCAACTTCTTTGCCGCCTCGGTGAAGCTACGGTTGTCCGCGACGGCGAGGAAGTACTCAAGATGGCGGAGCTCCACCCAGCCATTATCACCGCAAGTGCTAATACCCATCAGAACATGTCGTTGGCCCTGATGCTGCTGGCAAACGTAGCGTCGAGCTGGTCGAGCGTGCTGACCGCCCGTCGACCGCCCCCATCCCCGACCTTGCTGGATGTGCCAATGACTCTGCAAGCTCCCCCCTGACTCGGACCAGAACGCGCTGGTCGTCTCCCTCCACCGACGATCAGTTCGTCGTCGAGAACCCCGCAACGGGCCGGACCATCACCGTGGTCCAGGGAGCCGGACCCAACGAGGTCGACCAGGCGGTCCGCAAAGCCCACGCCGCACACCTGCGCTGGAAGCAGCGCCCAGCCCGCGAGCGCGGCGCCTACCTGCGCGAGATCGCCAAAATCATCCGTGCCCACACGGACGAACTCGCGATGCTCGAGTCACGGGAAATGGGCAAGCCGATCATCCAGGCGCGCCAGTTCGACCTCGAAGCGGCGATCTCCATCTTCGAATTCTTCGCCAGCATTGTGGAAGCCATACCGAACAAGACGCGCGACCACGACACGGTTCTCGACGTCACCACGCTGGAGCCGTACGGAGTGATCGCGGCCATCGTCCCCTTCAACTGGCCGCCCATCCACACTGCCGGCAAGATCGCTCCAGCAATCGCCGTCGGTAACGCCGTCGTGTTGAAGCCACCGGAGCAGACGCCCTCGGTCGTGTTGCGGATGGTGGAACTGATCCAGTCGGTGCTGCCGGACCGCGTAGTGCACGCCGTGCCGGGCAAGGGCGAGGTGGGTGCCGCGCTCGCCGGACACCGACTGGTGGGCAAGGTCTCTTTCACCGGGTCACCCCGGACGGGTTCCGCGGTGATGCGCAATGCCGCCTGCAGCCTAACCCCCACCCTGATGGAGCTCGGCGGAAAGAACCCGTTGATCGTCTTCGACGACGCCAACATGCACGAGGCGCTGATGGCCGCCATCGATGGTGGCTTCTTCAACCAAGGCGAAGCGTGCACCGCTTCCTCGCGAATCCTGGTGCAGGACAAGATCTATGACGAGTTCGCCGCGAAGCTGTGCAAAGCGGTGACCAAGCTGAAGGTGGGTGACGGCGCCGACCCCACGACCGACGTCGGGCCGCTGGTCACCCGTGCGCAGCAGAAGCAGGTGCTGGACTACCTCAAGCTCGGTGTGGCCGAAGGCGCACGCATCGCCGCCCAGGCGCCGCTGCCCGACGACCCGCGCCTGGCCGACGGCTTCTACGTATCACCGACGGTGCTGACCGACGTGACTCCGCGGATGCGGGTCGCGCGGGAAGAGATCTTCGGACCGGTCGTCACCCTGATTCCCTTCAGCGAAGAGGGTGAGGCGGTACGGATCGCCAATAGCACCCCCTTCGGACTGGTTGCGGCGGTGTTCACCCAGGATGGCGACCGCGCGTTGCGGGTGAGCCGGCAGATCCGGGCCGGCGCCGTCTTCGTCAACAACTATGTCCGGATCGCCATCGGCACCGGCTTCGGCGGGGTCGGTCACAGCGGGTTCGGGCGCGAACATGCCGAGGAGACCCTGTCGGAATACGGGTACACCAAGACGATTCGCTGGGCCGCCAAGCGCGACGAACTTCCCTACTGGACCGCCGCCAACCGCGTGTTGGAGAGCTAAAGGACCACAAGTGCGGACCATCGCACTCGAAGAGCATTACGCCACAATGGGTTTCCTGCGCGGGCCGGGTAGCTGGCTGGCGTCGCGCGCGGGCGTGATCGAACCGATCGCCGATCTGGGCGACAGCCGTATCGCGGCCATGGACGAGGCGGGAATCGATCTGGCGGTGCTGTCGCTGGCCGCGCCCGGCGTCGAGCAGCTGGAGAGCCCGAAAGCCATTGCGCTGGCGCGCGAATGCAACGACGAACTCGCAGCGGCGATCGCCCGATATCCGGAGCGGTTGGCGGGATTCGCGTGCGTGCCGATCAGTGCGCCGGACGCGGCGGCCGACGAACTGGATCGGGCGTTGCGCAAGCTCGGCTTTCTCGGCGCGGTGATCAACGGGCACAGTCAAGGTCGCTATCTGGACGACCCTTATTTCGAGCCGGTTCTCGATCGGGCGGCGGCGCTCAACGCGCCGATCTACCTGCATCCGACGATTCCGCCGGCCGGCGTCATCGAGTCCAGCTACGCGGGATTCTCCCCCGAAGTCACGTTCGCCTTCGCCACTGTGGGGTGGGGCTGGCACATCAACACCGCCACCCACGTGCTGCGACTGATTCTCGGTGGCGTGTTCGACCGCTACCCCGACTTGCAGATCATCATCGGGCACATGGGCGAGGCGACGTCGTTCATGCTGCCGCGATTCGACGCCACGCTGAAGCCGGAACTGACCGGGCTCAAACACCCCGTCAGCACCTACCTACGGCGCAATGTGCACTACACCTTCGCCAACTTCAACGACGAAGCGACCTACGCAAACCTGGTCGCCAACGTCGGCATTGACCGCGTGGCCTTTTCGGCCGACTACCCGTTCGGGTCGATGAAGATCGCCCGCGCCTTCCTGGACAAGCTCCCGCTGACCGACGACGAGCGGGCCCGCATCAGCCACCGCAACGCGGAGAAGCTGCTGGGGCTGTGACCTAGCCGGGCTCGTCGACGTCCTGACCGCCGGCAAGGTCGCTGCAGTCGACGATCTCGACGTCGTGGCGGCCCCGCAGATACGACCCGGCGCCTTGGTCTCCGGATATCCGGGCCAGCACATCGGGCCAGTGCCGGCGCGCAATGACCACCGGATGCCCGGGACGATCCCCGAAATATGCACGCGCCAAACCACTTCCGGTTACACGGCCAAGCACCCGTGCGACGACGTCAGCGCCCACGTCGGGCGTGTCGATCACGTGCAACACGGCATCGTCGGCGCGCAGTCGGTCGGCCTCGGCCAGGCCGGCGCGTACCGACTCGCTGAGGCCCTGATACCAGAGCGGCGCGGTGACCGCCGTGACGCCGGCCGGTGCCGCGACGTCGGCGGCACCCAACACCAGGACGACGTCGGTACAGCCCCCGTCGCGCAGCGCGCCGGTCGCAATCTCAAGCCAGCCTTCCACCAAGACTTTTGGCTTGCCGTAGCGTCGCCCGGCGCCCGCGGCGAGCAAGACTCCGACGTGGCGGGGCGAATCGGGTAACCGCACTCCCCCATGATGCATTCACCTTCGGGCTCACCGACAGCCCCCTCGGGCCCCTGATAACACTTTGTTATCAGCGCCATTTCAAATGCGTGTCACCGCAGTATATTTCCCCATCCCGTGCGTAATCTACGTCTGACATCTCAGATCTTCGGGAGCGACGCGTGCGGTTATCGCAGAGGGCACGGTGGAGTCTGGCCGGCGGATCGCTGCTGTTTTCGCCCGTGTTGGTGGTCAGTCCCATGCTGATTAACGGATGTACTTCCGTCATCGAGGGCAAACCAGTCGCCGCGCCGGGCGCCGGGCCGAACGAACCCGCATTTCCCACGCGGAGGCCGAGCGCTGCGCCGTCGAACCCCACCGGAATCCCACCCACAACGCCGGTGAACCCGACCGCACCGGCCGGCGCGATTCCGCTGCCGCCCGACCAGAACGGCTACGTCTTCATCGAGACCAAGTCCGGCATCACGCGTTGCCAGATCAACAAGGACAGCGTCGGATGCGAAGCGCCGTTCACCGACTCACCCATGCAGGATGGTGAGCACACCAAC
This window encodes:
- a CDS encoding nuclear transport factor 2 family protein, which gives rise to MNEESMPQALSDYLAAAERRDVEAVVACFSDDASVLDEGKHRTGRAEIRRWREDVDSAFEYTSTITGFTALGETDGVRRYDVFLHLEGNFPGGEVDLVNSFAIRGNRIVNLRIVPAGS
- a CDS encoding amidohydrolase family protein, with amino-acid sequence MRTIALEEHYATMGFLRGPGSWLASRAGVIEPIADLGDSRIAAMDEAGIDLAVLSLAAPGVEQLESPKAIALARECNDELAAAIARYPERLAGFACVPISAPDAAADELDRALRKLGFLGAVINGHSQGRYLDDPYFEPVLDRAAALNAPIYLHPTIPPAGVIESSYAGFSPEVTFAFATVGWGWHINTATHVLRLILGGVFDRYPDLQIIIGHMGEATSFMLPRFDATLKPELTGLKHPVSTYLRRNVHYTFANFNDEATYANLVANVGIDRVAFSADYPFGSMKIARAFLDKLPLTDDERARISHRNAEKLLGL
- a CDS encoding TIGR03620 family F420-dependent LLM class oxidoreductase, translated to MIAPLRTRLGAYGAWLHPGYGDAARTEFATEAEQLGYPTVWLGLGTASIEDLAPVEQILKSTTSIIVATAIVNMWTNDAAAIAKAYRRLNSTYGDRLLLGVGIGHPEAVSTYRTPYTTMVDYLDRLDAGGVPADGRILAALGPRALRLAADRTLGTHPYLVVPEHTREARAMLGPEVVVAPEQTVVLDPDPLAARKIARTFVSDPYLRLSNYTNNLRRYGYTDADLEGEGSDRLIDALVPHGSTRGIASSLRDHLAAGADHIGIQILTADGASPMPGYRALASTLFGS
- a CDS encoding nucleotidyltransferase family protein, which gives rise to MRLPDSPRHVGVLLAAGAGRRYGKPKVLVEGWLEIATGALRDGGCTDVVLVLGAADVAAPAGVTAVTAPLWYQGLSESVRAGLAEADRLRADDAVLHVIDTPDVGADVVARVLGRVTGSGLARAYFGDRPGHPVVIARRHWPDVLARISGDQGAGSYLRGRHDVEIVDCSDLAGGQDVDEPG
- a CDS encoding LysR family transcriptional regulator; its protein translation is MELRHLEYFLAVADNRSFTEAAKKLHVVQSGVSATIKALERELGADLFVRGSAGVELTPAGEELRPRACETLDAARAAKDAVNATRGSVRGTVTVGILTSISVIDMPAVLSELHTRHPGVTVHLRAASAGSAGLARQLRDGDLDVAFLVFTGPPPADLNARLVAAVPLLLVVPADHPLAQQDSVPLAELEGMSFVDSPPGYGTRTVIDNAFTAAGVERTVAVEVADLGTAATYIRNGLGIGFLSWTILDEIDDFGLATLRVSDYDLEWRLFVTTSAARSTSAATRAVLALIEEIAAR
- a CDS encoding aldehyde dehydrogenase family protein is translated as MTRTRTRWSSPSTDDQFVVENPATGRTITVVQGAGPNEVDQAVRKAHAAHLRWKQRPARERGAYLREIAKIIRAHTDELAMLESREMGKPIIQARQFDLEAAISIFEFFASIVEAIPNKTRDHDTVLDVTTLEPYGVIAAIVPFNWPPIHTAGKIAPAIAVGNAVVLKPPEQTPSVVLRMVELIQSVLPDRVVHAVPGKGEVGAALAGHRLVGKVSFTGSPRTGSAVMRNAACSLTPTLMELGGKNPLIVFDDANMHEALMAAIDGGFFNQGEACTASSRILVQDKIYDEFAAKLCKAVTKLKVGDGADPTTDVGPLVTRAQQKQVLDYLKLGVAEGARIAAQAPLPDDPRLADGFYVSPTVLTDVTPRMRVAREEIFGPVVTLIPFSEEGEAVRIANSTPFGLVAAVFTQDGDRALRVSRQIRAGAVFVNNYVRIAIGTGFGGVGHSGFGREHAEETLSEYGYTKTIRWAAKRDELPYWTAANRVLES
- a CDS encoding winged helix-turn-helix transcriptional regulator, whose product is MTEKVRLEDRECPLSATLALVGDWWTLLVLHDAFDGNTRFDEFQENLGVSSSLLAGRLKRLVEAGIFERRPYQTKPVRHEYVLTELGRTLRPVIVALAAWGNSRLQPGARSMVLVDADTGVEAEPVLVDRISGRRVDGPDFVFTAGPAASKPFRDRYAGRPTPVRA